The genomic DNA GATGGCGGTTTGGCGGCAATGCAGCAGACAGCATCAAACGCGGAAGCTCTCTCCACAGCCGCAACGGTCGCGTTCATTGGGATTGTTGAACTTGAAGCCTTCGTTGAGGCCTTCGCGCACAAAATCGAGCTCGGTGCCGTCAATGTAGGCCAAGCTCTTTGGATCGATCAGCACCTTGACGCCGTGGTTTTCAAACACGATGTCTTCGGGCTCGGAGTCGTCCACGTATTCGAGCTTGTAAGCCAGGCCCGAGCACCCGGTGGTCTTGACCCCCAGGCGC from Acidovorax sp. T1 includes the following:
- the iscA gene encoding iron-sulfur cluster assembly protein IscA, producing the protein MAISLTEAAARHVTRYLARRGKGLGVRLGVKTTGCSGLAYKLEYVDDSEPEDIVFENHGVKVLIDPKSLAYIDGTELDFVREGLNEGFKFNNPNERDRCGCGESFRV